From one Doryrhamphus excisus isolate RoL2022-K1 chromosome 9, RoL_Dexc_1.0, whole genome shotgun sequence genomic stretch:
- the LOC131136096 gene encoding protocadherin-17-like, with amino-acid sequence MRLSVPIFLLLWVKALTVKNLSYSVPEEQGPGTIIGNIAKDGSYGTLERGKKSNFRVLENSAPHLVDVDPESGLIFTKQRIDRETLCRRNPKCQLSMEVFANDKEICMIKIDIQDINDNSPGFPSDHVNIDISENAAAGTRFPLTIAHDLDTGENGIKTYQVTRDDYNTFSLDLKVRGDGTIYPELVVQRPLDREDQSHHTLLLTAIDGGEYPRSGSMQINVRVTDSNDNSPVFEKSSYVLELPENSSPGKVLIDLNATDQDEGSNGQVVYSFTGYASERIQDLFGIDANTGVIKVQGEIDYEQNPIIEFDVQAKDLGPNPIPGHCKITVKVLDKNDNSPIISFVSVRQGAISEAAPSESVIALVRVTDKDSGRNGQLQCRVLGNVPFRLQENNDNFYTLLTDRPLDRETKDEYNVTIVARDNGIPSLNYTKSFTVKILDENDNAPRFTKTIYVLQVPENNIPGEYLGSVLAHDPDVGRNGTVTYSILPSHIGDVSVYTYVSVNPTNGAIYASRSFNYEQTKSFEFKVQAKDGGSPHMESTSTVRVNILDVNDNLPVIILPLLQNDTAEIPVPRNVGIGYIVTTVRAVDHDHGESGHLTYEITEGNDDHLFDIDAMGGELRTTHALWEEVSPVVELVVKVTDHGKPPLSAVAKLVIKANTETAAGGGGSSVSGEQQHWDVSLPLIITLCIISVMLLAVMTAIAVKSKHQDKESGNYNCRMPEYSNPPTGKGKKKRINKSDIMLVQSEMEERDSASRMNVVSSPSLITSPICFDYQSPLPLTLPRSEVMYLKTTPNSLTVPRAGCHSSFAGLSTETPANRMSVIQTEKFPSEPNYAGSRQPFVQSSTFKDAERASLRDSGHGDSDQADSDQDTNRGSQCDTSAREALKMKATSVNGQPFEQEQDKSVHCTDECRALGHSDRCWMPKLRIGSQADSADNRTNLFIPVGMDAMVETEIYGTISRGSRKALSTFGKDQRDSTILVANVKPYLKSQRVACPPLQESPPSPGSPTKSGTALDSGEREVKEEREGGSDSSAYGPPDGQCSPLHTELEEPSYLTCELRPKALSSSLIHSSVISQECGVSEYETPDSGN; translated from the exons ATGCGTCTCTCTGTTCCCATTTTCCTCCTGCTGTGGGTTAAAGCCCTGACAGTCAAAAATCTGAGTTATTCCGTTCCGGAGGAGCAAGGACCCGGTACTATCATAGGCAATATCGCAAAAGATGGCAGCTACGGGACTCTGGAGAGAGGGAAAAAATCCAACTTCAGAGTGCTGGAGAATTCCGCACCACACCTGGTGGATGTTGACCCGGAGAGTGGACTTATTTTCACCAAACAAAGGATTGACCGTGAGACCTTATGCAGGCGGAACCCAAAGTGCCAGCTCTCCATGGAGGTGTTTGCCAACGACAAGGAAATATGCATGATTaagattgacatacaggacataAATGACAACTCGCCCGGTTTCCCCTCAGATCATGTTAACATCGATATCTCGGAGAACGCAGCCGCGGGCACGCGCTTCCCGCTGACTATCGCACATGACTTGGACACCGGGGAGAACGGGATAAAGACTTATCAAGTCACCAGAGATGATTACAATACATTTTCGTTGGATTTAAAAGTAAGAGGAGACGGGACTATTTATCCCGAGCTTGTGGTTCAGAGACCTCTGGATCGGGAGGACCAGAGCCATCACACGCTACTCCTGACTGCGATCGACGGAGGGGAATATCCGAGATCAGGCTCCATGCAAATCAATGTCAGGGTGACTGATTCCAATGACAATAGCCCCGTTTTTGAGAAATCCTCCTATGTGCTGGAACTCCCGGAGAATTCCTCGCCTGGAAAAGTACTCATAGATTTGAACGCCACGGATCAAGACGAGGGAAGCAACGGGCAGGTGGTTTATTCCTTTACTGGATATGCATCTGAGCGAATTCAAGATTTGTTCGGCATTGACGCCAACACTGGTGTCATCAAAGTCCAAGGGGAAATTGACTATGAGCAGAATCCCATCATCGAGTTTGATGTGCAGGCAAAGGATCTGGGGCCCAACCCCATACCAGGCCACTGTAAAATTACTGTCAAAGTcctggacaaaaatgacaactcaCCAATAATTAGTTTTGTTTCCGTGCGGCAGGGTGCCATCAGCGAGGCGGCCCCCTCGGAATCTGTCATCGCGCTGGTCAGAGTGACAGATAAAGATTCCGGACGAAACGGTCAGCTCCAGTGCCGCGTGCTGGGAAACGTTCCCTTCAGACTGCAGGAGAACAATGACAATTTTTACACCCTGCTCACCGACCGACCTTTGGATCGAGAAACAAAGGACGAATACAATGTCACCATCGTGGCCCGAGACAACGGCATCCCATCGTTGAACTACACCAAGTCGTTCACGGTGAAGATCTTGGATGAGAACGACAACGCGCCTCGCTTTACAAAGACCATTTATGTGCTGCAGGTGCCTGAGAACAACATCCCAGGCGAGTACTTAGGCTCCGTTCTGGCCCACGACCCAGATGTAGGCCGCAACGGGACGGTGACGTACTCCATTCTGCCATCGCACATCGGCGACGTGTCGGTTTATACATACGTGTCTGTTAACCCCACCAATGGAGCCATATACGCGTCACGCTCTTTTAACTACGAGCAGACGAAATCTTTTGAGTTCAAAGTTCAGGCTAAAGATGGAGGCTCCCCTCACATGGAGAGCACCTCCACCGTCAGGGTCAACATCCTCGATGTCAACGACAATCTCCCGGTGATTATTTTGCCTCTTCTGCAAAACGATACGGCAGAAATCCCAGTGCCTCGAAACGTCGGTATCGGCTACATTGTGACTACGGTGAGAGCGGTGGACCACGATCACGGTGAAAGCGGACATTTGACCTACGAGATCACCGAAGGAAACGACGACCACCTGTTTGACATCGATGCAATGGGAGGCGAGCTCCGAACCACCCACGCCTTATGGGAAGAGGTCTCGCCCGTGGTGGAGTTGGTGGTTAAAGTCACCGATCACGGGAAGCCGCCCTTATCCGCCGTGGCTAAACTGGTCATTAAAGCCAATACAGAAACGGCGGCCGGTGGCGGGGGCTCCAGCGTGAGTGGCGAGCAGCAACACTGGGACGTATCCCTGCCCCTCATCATTACCCTCTGCATTATCTCTGTCATGCTCTTAGCAGTCATGACCGCCATCGCTGTCAAGTCCAAGCATCAAGATAAGGAGAGCGGGAATTATAACTGCCGCATGCCAGAGTACTCCAATCCTCCGACGGGGAAGGGCAAAAAGAAGCGGATCAACAAGAGTGACATCATGCTCGTGCAGAGCGAGATGGAGGAAAGAGATTCGGCCAGTCGCATGAACGTGGTGAGCAGTCCCTCGCTCATCACTTCGCCCATATGCTTCGACTACCAGAGCCCGCTGCCGCTTACGCTGCCCAGATCGGAGGTCATGTACCTGAAAACTACGCCCAACAGCCTGACGGTACCCAGAGCCGGGTGCCATTCCAGCTTTGCAGGGCTGAGTACCGAGACCCCTGCCAACAGGATGTCGGTCATACAG ACGGAAAAGTTCCCCTCCGAGCCCAATTACGCTGGCAGCAGGCAGCCATTTGTTCAAAG CTCCACATTTAAGGATGCAGAACGAGCCAGCCTCCGAGACAGTGGCCATGGTGATAGCGACCAAGCTGATAGTGACCAGGATACTAATAGAGGCTCCCAGTGTGACACGTCTGCCAGGGAGGCCCTCAAGATGAAAGCCACATCAGTTAATGGGCAGCCTTTTGAGCAGG AACAAGACAAATCAGTCCACTGCACCGATGAGTGTCGTGCACTGGGACACTCTGACAGATGCTGGATGCCAAAGTTACGGATCGGAAGCCAAGCAGACAGTGCCGATAATCGCACCAACCTTTTCATCCCCGTGGGAATGGATGCCATGGTAGAGACAGAGATTTATGGCACCATCAGCCGCGGTAGCCGGAAAGCCCTCAGCACCTTCGGGAAAGATCAGCGGGACAGCACCATCCTAGTGGCCAACGTCAAACCGTACTTAAAATCGCAGCGTGTGGCATGTCCGCCCCTACAAGAGAGTCCACCCAGCCCCGGAAGTCCCACTAAAAGTGGTACGGCCCTGGACTCTGGCGAGCGAGAGGTCAAAGAGGAGCGGGAGGGGGGTTCAGACAGCAGTGCCTATGGTCCGCCAGATGGCCAGTGCTCCCCGCTGCACACTGAATTGGAGGAGCCCTCCTACCTGACCTGCGAGCTCCGCCCGAAGGCGCTCTCCAGCAGCCTCATTCACAGCTCAGTCATCAGCCAGG